One Microlunatus soli genomic window carries:
- a CDS encoding FAD-binding and (Fe-S)-binding domain-containing protein: protein MSITTPSADATSTGLIEALGDPAIRVTERPLDLAVRAHDASHYLLHPRAVAIPDDADQVATVMAACHRLGLPLTFRSGGTSLSGQALSDSVLVDTRTGFGAVEILDDGNRVRVQPGVTVRAVNARLASYRRRLGPDPASEVACTLGGVLANNSSGMQCGTEQNSYATVESMVLVLPSGTVVDSAAPDADRRLAALEPALHAGLLRIRDAIRADVEAAATLQRLFSIKNTMGYGLNAFLDVDDPVDILVKLMIGSEGTLGFVASAVLRTVPVQPKAATGLLVLPDLEIASALVPQVLATGVATAELLDAVSLRVAATDPSCPDTIRRLDVGTKAALLVELQGDTDQELDADIAAADAVFGQLPLENPAALTRDAGDRAALWRIRKGLFSAVAGARPSGTNALLEDVAVPVDRLGELSTGLVDLFDRHDYEAPVIFGHARDGNLHFLLNEHFGDRQRLRRYQNFTEDMVDLVLGLDGTLKAEHGTGRIMAPFLERQYGAGLTRVMHELKTLIDPAGILNPGTLISTEPDGWLQNLKTAEPVEAEVDRCVECGFCEPVCPSRSLTLTPRQRIVARREIAAAEQRGDVDHADGLRADHDYEVLDTCAVDGLCATACPVLINTGSLVSRLRAEETPRAVQRAWAVAADHWSPVTRLASTGLTAASHVPGIAAAASRVGRRVVDHELLPEYDAGLPRGGRPRTKITAPQGDPELVEGPTAPKIPEPVEGPAAVWFASCLGSMFGSAAAEAFGQLCRRAGVELRTPDDLDGLCCGLPWKSKGLHDGQDRMRRRVRAALDSATDGGRLPVIVEASSCAEGLQVSVEDAGFRVIDALDFVAQQVLPRLRVTGRLDRIVVHPTCATTALGSTDSLVRLAEAVAEEVIVPTSWGCCGFAGDRGLLQPELTAAATAPEAAEVAALPPASAYVSSNRTCEIGLTRATGQQYQHVLEIVERLTRV, encoded by the coding sequence CTGAGCATCACGACGCCGTCCGCGGACGCCACATCGACCGGACTGATCGAGGCGCTCGGTGATCCGGCGATCCGGGTCACCGAGCGGCCACTCGATCTTGCGGTCCGGGCCCACGACGCCTCGCACTACCTGTTGCATCCGCGGGCGGTGGCGATCCCGGACGATGCCGATCAGGTCGCCACCGTGATGGCGGCCTGTCACCGGCTCGGGCTGCCGCTGACCTTCCGCAGCGGCGGCACGTCGCTGTCCGGTCAGGCGCTCAGCGATAGCGTCCTGGTCGACACCCGGACCGGTTTCGGCGCCGTCGAGATCCTCGACGACGGTAACCGGGTCCGGGTCCAGCCCGGCGTCACCGTACGCGCCGTCAACGCACGGTTGGCGTCGTACCGGCGACGGCTCGGCCCGGACCCGGCCAGCGAGGTCGCTTGCACGCTCGGCGGCGTGCTGGCCAACAACTCCTCGGGGATGCAGTGCGGCACCGAGCAGAACAGCTACGCCACGGTCGAGTCGATGGTCCTGGTGCTGCCCTCCGGCACCGTCGTCGACTCCGCCGCCCCGGACGCCGATCGCCGGCTGGCGGCGCTCGAGCCTGCCCTGCATGCCGGACTGTTGCGGATCCGCGATGCGATCCGTGCCGATGTCGAAGCGGCCGCCACCCTGCAGCGGCTGTTTTCGATCAAGAACACCATGGGGTACGGCCTGAACGCCTTCCTGGACGTCGACGATCCGGTCGACATCCTGGTGAAGCTGATGATCGGCAGCGAGGGAACGCTCGGCTTCGTCGCCTCGGCGGTGTTGCGGACGGTCCCGGTGCAGCCCAAGGCGGCCACCGGGCTGTTGGTGCTGCCCGATCTGGAGATCGCCTCGGCGTTGGTGCCGCAGGTGCTGGCCACCGGGGTGGCGACCGCCGAGTTGCTGGATGCGGTCTCCTTGCGGGTGGCCGCCACCGACCCGTCCTGTCCGGACACGATCCGGCGGCTCGATGTCGGCACCAAGGCGGCGCTGCTGGTCGAACTGCAGGGTGACACCGATCAGGAACTGGACGCCGACATCGCAGCGGCCGATGCCGTGTTCGGCCAACTACCGTTGGAAAATCCTGCGGCACTCACCCGCGATGCCGGTGACCGGGCAGCGCTCTGGCGGATCCGCAAGGGACTGTTCAGTGCGGTGGCCGGCGCCCGTCCGAGCGGTACCAATGCACTGCTCGAGGACGTTGCCGTACCGGTCGACCGGCTCGGGGAGCTGAGCACCGGACTGGTCGACCTCTTCGACCGGCACGACTACGAGGCGCCGGTGATCTTCGGCCATGCCCGGGACGGCAATCTGCACTTCCTGCTGAACGAACACTTCGGCGACCGGCAGCGGCTCCGGCGCTACCAGAACTTCACCGAGGACATGGTCGATCTGGTCCTCGGGCTGGACGGCACGCTGAAGGCCGAACACGGCACCGGGCGGATCATGGCGCCGTTCCTGGAGCGTCAGTACGGCGCCGGCCTGACCCGGGTGATGCACGAGCTCAAGACCCTGATCGACCCGGCAGGCATCCTCAATCCCGGGACCTTGATCAGCACCGAGCCCGATGGCTGGCTGCAGAATCTGAAGACAGCCGAGCCGGTGGAAGCCGAGGTGGATCGCTGCGTGGAGTGCGGGTTCTGCGAGCCGGTCTGCCCGTCCCGCTCGCTGACGCTGACGCCGCGGCAGCGGATCGTGGCTCGGCGCGAGATCGCCGCGGCCGAACAGCGCGGCGATGTCGATCATGCCGACGGGCTGCGTGCCGACCACGACTACGAGGTGCTGGACACCTGTGCGGTGGACGGGTTGTGCGCCACTGCCTGTCCGGTGTTGATCAACACCGGATCACTGGTGTCCCGGCTGCGTGCCGAGGAGACGCCCCGGGCCGTGCAACGCGCCTGGGCGGTCGCCGCCGATCATTGGTCGCCGGTCACCCGGCTCGCCTCGACCGGTCTCACCGCAGCCTCGCATGTCCCCGGCATCGCGGCAGCCGCGAGCCGTGTCGGTCGCCGCGTCGTCGATCATGAACTGCTCCCCGAGTACGACGCCGGCCTCCCCCGCGGCGGCCGTCCCCGGACCAAGATCACCGCGCCACAAGGGGACCCTGAGCTGGTCGAAGGGCCCACCGCACCAAAGATCCCTGAACCTGTCGAAGGGCCTGCCGCCGTCTGGTTCGCCTCCTGCCTGGGCAGCATGTTCGGCAGTGCGGCTGCCGAGGCGTTCGGACAGCTGTGTCGACGCGCCGGCGTCGAACTGCGAACCCCCGACGATCTGGACGGACTGTGCTGCGGCCTGCCGTGGAAGTCCAAGGGATTGCACGACGGCCAGGATCGGATGCGACGCCGGGTCCGGGCCGCACTGGACAGCGCGACCGACGGCGGCCGGCTGCCGGTGATCGTCGAGGCCAGTTCCTGTGCGGAGGGGCTGCAGGTGTCGGTCGAGGATGCCGGCTTCCGGGTCATCGATGCGCTGGATTTCGTTGCCCAGCAGGTGCTGCCGCGGCTGCGCGTCACCGGTCGGCTGGATCGGATCGTCGTCCATCCGACGTGTGCGACGACGGCGCTGGGTAGCACCGATTCGCTGGTCCGGCTGGCCGAAGCCGTCGCCGAGGAGGTGATCGTCCCCACCTCCTGGGGATGTTGCGGTTTCGCCGGCGACCGCGGTCTGCTGCAGCCCGAGCTGACCGCCGCCGCGACCGCTCCGGAGGCCGCCGAGGTCGCCGCCCTGCCGCCGGCGTCGGCCTATGTCAGCAGCAATCGGACCTGCGAGATCGGGCTGACCCGCGCCACCGGGCAGCAGTACCAGCATGTACTGGAGATCGTCGAACGGCTCACTCGGGTCTGA
- a CDS encoding MFS transporter, whose protein sequence is MTADDVRTPALRPTDDQEIRTPHRWRNLSLMIGSSIVDNGDTQVLTTLFPTLQKAMGLQTSALGNISALGRIAGVIGGPLFVYLARKTNRKAVLAVTSGLWGVWVIAAAFSQNYLQLLILMTVVAVGQAGAGPIVNELFSDMFGDRKRGRAAGYFYGIGSLAGSALGALVGQLSRVEDGWRYGMAGIGIITFCFGIFILLFFRDPGVGATETQLAHLTDEQRKQQSRVTLAQVASLARIPSFVIMMGQRLLSGHLLIGTFGVTFLVQVRGFDNAVAAVVTLPFGVGYALSAVFGGLLTDHIHRRFPTIGRVASLQLAQLGFAVVAFFGTQVDWGPIWAYLIFWILMGALQGINPGINRPIVMSVTPPELRGAAFAIMLAIFETIGWAGFTFLGGHLADAVGLQQTFLIMLVGLMVINAAFCSLLYRTYAADCREVTTELERRARTADRSVRPE, encoded by the coding sequence GTGACTGCCGACGACGTCAGGACGCCAGCACTTCGCCCGACCGATGATCAGGAGATCCGCACCCCGCACCGCTGGCGCAATCTGAGTCTGATGATCGGCTCGTCGATCGTCGACAACGGTGACACCCAGGTGCTGACGACGCTCTTCCCGACCCTGCAGAAGGCGATGGGTCTGCAGACCTCGGCGCTGGGCAACATCTCCGCCCTGGGGCGGATCGCCGGCGTGATCGGCGGTCCACTCTTCGTCTACCTGGCCCGCAAGACCAACCGGAAGGCCGTCCTGGCGGTCACCTCGGGACTGTGGGGCGTCTGGGTGATCGCCGCCGCGTTCAGCCAGAACTACCTGCAGTTGTTGATCTTGATGACCGTGGTCGCCGTCGGCCAGGCCGGTGCCGGCCCGATCGTCAACGAACTCTTCTCCGACATGTTCGGCGATCGCAAACGCGGCCGCGCGGCGGGCTACTTCTACGGCATCGGCAGCCTCGCCGGCTCCGCACTCGGTGCCCTGGTCGGTCAGCTGTCCCGGGTCGAGGACGGCTGGCGCTACGGGATGGCCGGGATCGGGATCATCACCTTCTGTTTCGGGATCTTCATCCTGCTGTTCTTCCGCGATCCCGGGGTCGGGGCGACCGAGACCCAGTTGGCCCATCTGACCGACGAGCAGCGCAAGCAACAGAGCCGGGTCACCCTCGCTCAGGTCGCGAGCCTGGCGCGGATCCCGAGTTTTGTGATCATGATGGGCCAGCGGCTGCTCTCCGGACACCTGTTGATCGGCACCTTCGGCGTGACCTTCCTGGTGCAGGTCCGCGGCTTCGACAATGCGGTGGCTGCGGTGGTCACCCTGCCGTTCGGTGTCGGCTACGCGCTGTCCGCGGTCTTCGGCGGGCTACTCACCGACCACATCCATCGCCGGTTCCCGACCATCGGCCGGGTCGCCTCGCTGCAGTTGGCGCAGCTCGGCTTCGCCGTGGTCGCGTTCTTCGGCACCCAGGTCGACTGGGGACCGATCTGGGCCTACCTGATCTTCTGGATCCTGATGGGGGCACTGCAGGGCATCAACCCCGGCATCAATCGGCCGATCGTGATGTCGGTGACACCGCCGGAACTACGCGGCGCCGCGTTCGCCATCATGCTGGCGATCTTCGAGACGATCGGCTGGGCCGGCTTCACCTTCCTGGGCGGACACCTCGCCGACGCGGTCGGCCTGCAGCAGACCTTCCTGATCATGCTGGTCGGGCTGATGGTGATCAACGCGGCCTTCTGCTCGTTGCTGTACCGGACCTACGCCGCCGACTGCCGCGAGGTCACGACGGAGCTGGAACGGCGAGCACGAACTGCCGACCGGTCGGTCAGACCCGAGTGA
- a CDS encoding sulfatase translates to MKAIMVMFDTLNKRFLPPYGNDWVHAPNFRRLAERTATFDTCYAGSMPCMPARREIHTGRHNFLHRGWGPLEPFDDSMPELLQDNGIYTHLVTDHQHYWEDGGATYHNRYCSYEFFRGQEGDAWKGHVADPEDAPNLKAMRSPMYRQDVINRQYLSEVDDHPQTKTFDAGLHFLRTNHDQDNWFVQIETFDPHEPFYSYEQHKKHYPHDYDGPDFDWPDYKQVLESDGEVEHLRYEYASLLSMCDESLGRVLDTMDDLDLWDDTMLIVCTDHGFLLGEHGWWGKNVQPWYDETIHTPLFIWDPRSRVQGERRGSLVQTIDFAPTLLDYFGLEPTPDMLGRSLRQTIADDEPVREAGLFGAFGGHVSVTDGRYVYMRAPHTPENRPLAEHTLMPTHMRGRFTPAELRGAELAGPFGFTKGVPVLKVDGQAMTSPYAFGTLLFDLQTDPEQQHPMIDDQLELRMIEAMLDLFRVNEAPPEQYERLGLPQSGPATRDHLQIRVQWPQVESSRQGPPKRSDYPQGRLSVHTPLKDLRADPQAKIIIDRHLPQTDGVLSQVAADLSMIEIAAFAVGLLPLATLRTISDELSVLAGSSTE, encoded by the coding sequence ATGAAGGCGATCATGGTCATGTTCGACACCCTGAACAAGCGGTTCCTGCCGCCGTACGGAAACGACTGGGTGCACGCGCCGAACTTTCGTCGGCTCGCCGAACGGACCGCGACCTTCGACACCTGCTATGCCGGCAGCATGCCGTGCATGCCGGCCCGTCGGGAGATCCACACCGGCCGGCACAACTTCCTGCACCGCGGCTGGGGCCCGCTCGAACCCTTCGACGACTCGATGCCGGAGTTGCTGCAGGACAACGGCATCTACACCCACCTGGTCACCGATCATCAGCACTACTGGGAGGACGGCGGCGCTACCTACCACAACCGCTACTGCAGCTACGAGTTCTTCCGCGGACAGGAGGGCGACGCCTGGAAGGGCCACGTCGCCGACCCGGAGGACGCGCCCAACCTGAAGGCGATGCGGAGCCCGATGTATCGGCAGGACGTGATCAACCGGCAGTATCTGAGCGAGGTCGATGATCACCCGCAGACCAAGACCTTCGACGCCGGCCTGCACTTCCTGCGCACCAACCATGATCAGGACAACTGGTTCGTCCAGATCGAGACCTTCGACCCGCACGAGCCGTTCTACAGCTACGAACAACACAAGAAGCACTATCCGCACGACTACGACGGCCCGGACTTCGACTGGCCGGACTACAAGCAGGTGCTGGAATCCGACGGTGAAGTCGAGCACCTGCGCTATGAGTATGCGTCCCTGCTGTCGATGTGTGACGAGTCGCTGGGCCGAGTGCTGGACACGATGGACGATCTTGATCTCTGGGACGACACGATGCTGATCGTCTGCACCGATCACGGCTTCCTGCTCGGCGAGCACGGGTGGTGGGGCAAGAACGTCCAACCGTGGTACGACGAGACCATCCACACCCCGTTGTTCATCTGGGATCCACGCAGCCGGGTACAGGGTGAGCGGCGTGGCTCGTTGGTGCAGACCATCGACTTCGCTCCGACCCTGCTGGACTACTTCGGTCTCGAGCCGACACCGGACATGCTCGGCCGATCACTGCGGCAGACGATCGCGGACGACGAGCCGGTGCGCGAGGCCGGACTGTTCGGCGCCTTCGGCGGTCACGTCAGCGTGACCGACGGCCGGTACGTCTACATGCGGGCACCGCACACCCCGGAGAACCGACCGCTGGCCGAGCACACCCTGATGCCGACCCACATGCGTGGTCGGTTCACCCCCGCCGAGCTGCGCGGAGCAGAACTCGCCGGACCGTTCGGCTTCACCAAGGGTGTCCCGGTGTTGAAGGTGGACGGTCAGGCGATGACCAGCCCGTACGCCTTCGGCACCCTGCTCTTCGATCTGCAGACCGACCCCGAACAGCAACATCCGATGATCGATGATCAACTCGAGCTGCGGATGATCGAGGCGATGCTGGATCTCTTCCGCGTCAACGAGGCGCCGCCCGAACAGTACGAGCGGCTCGGCCTGCCGCAGAGCGGGCCGGCGACCCGAGATCACCTTCAGATCCGCGTCCAGTGGCCGCAGGTCGAGAGCTCCCGTCAGGGACCGCCGAAACGGTCCGACTATCCGCAGGGGCGGCTCAGCGTGCACACACCCTTGAAGGACCTACGCGCTGATCCCCAGGCGAAGATCATCATCGACCGGCACCTGCCGCAGACCGACGGGGTGCTGTCCCAGGTCGCCGCCGACCTGTCGATGATCGAGATCGCAGCCTTCGCCGTCGGCCTGCTGCCGCTGGCCACACTGCGCACCATCTCCGACGAGCTCAGCGTGCTCGCGGGCTCGTCCACCGAGTAA
- a CDS encoding PadR family transcriptional regulator: MKFEHVILGLLSWRPFSGYELAKHLEVEGRFLKNKVHLSQIYRLLSRMVDSGWVSYQVSVNDGRPDSKIYRLTASGEQVLRDWVTGPYEPSTRFQDPEFMVRFTFGGPLDHDALLRLIRTELECRRAQVARFRTRDRTITDLDPIEGVDTAMVDRVRELSHLHGAASIDAWIDWLQRMLTELGGTVPSTG; encoded by the coding sequence GTGAAGTTCGAGCACGTGATCCTCGGGCTGCTGTCCTGGCGACCCTTCAGCGGATACGAGCTGGCCAAGCATCTGGAGGTCGAGGGCCGGTTCCTGAAGAACAAGGTGCACCTCAGCCAGATCTATCGACTGCTGTCGCGGATGGTCGACTCCGGGTGGGTGAGTTACCAGGTCTCGGTCAACGACGGCCGGCCGGACTCCAAGATCTACCGGCTGACAGCGTCGGGGGAGCAGGTGCTGCGGGATTGGGTGACCGGCCCGTACGAGCCGTCGACCCGCTTCCAGGATCCCGAGTTCATGGTCCGGTTCACCTTCGGTGGCCCGCTGGACCACGACGCGCTGCTGCGGCTGATCCGGACCGAGTTGGAATGCCGGCGGGCACAGGTCGCCCGATTCCGGACCCGCGACCGGACGATCACCGATCTGGACCCGATCGAGGGAGTCGACACGGCGATGGTCGACCGGGTGCGGGAGCTGAGTCATCTGCACGGAGCCGCCTCGATCGATGCCTGGATCGACTGGCTGCAGCGGATGCTGACCGAATTGGGCGGGACCGTCCCTTCGACAGGCTGA
- a CDS encoding helix-turn-helix transcriptional regulator produces MGTNDLGEFLRARRAGLTPDAVGLPIDLGTGRRVTGLRRSEVAQLAGVSTEYYTRLEQGRARQPSEQVLQALAEALQFDDIERRHLFALAGTTAGHADRTGSVSRLRPALRQVLDSMELAPAFVSDRDLTVVGGNTLWRLLFPEVAELPRRERSMARWTLLDPRARLVWNDWERVARDYVHGLRLAAAAQPRNQRIAALIGELMMRSAEFPAWWSEHRVQERSTGLKRLHHPVVGDLELQYEIFTSVADPGQSLVVYSAPAGSPSQERLRLLASWGTEPATERTQHTVTQDTVTES; encoded by the coding sequence ATGGGCACGAACGACTTGGGCGAATTCCTGCGGGCTCGACGGGCCGGACTCACCCCGGATGCGGTCGGACTGCCGATCGACCTCGGCACCGGTCGCCGGGTCACCGGTCTGCGCCGTAGTGAGGTCGCGCAGCTGGCCGGGGTGAGCACCGAGTACTACACCCGACTCGAACAGGGCCGTGCCCGGCAGCCGTCCGAACAGGTGTTGCAGGCCCTCGCCGAGGCATTGCAGTTCGACGACATCGAGCGCCGCCACCTGTTCGCCCTCGCCGGAACGACCGCCGGGCACGCCGACCGGACCGGGTCTGTGTCACGGCTCCGGCCGGCACTCCGTCAGGTGCTGGACTCGATGGAGCTGGCTCCCGCCTTCGTCAGCGACCGGGACCTGACCGTCGTCGGCGGCAACACGCTGTGGCGGTTGCTGTTTCCCGAGGTGGCCGAGCTACCCCGCCGGGAACGCAGCATGGCGCGCTGGACACTGCTGGATCCGCGGGCACGGCTGGTCTGGAACGACTGGGAACGGGTCGCCCGCGACTACGTCCACGGGTTGCGACTGGCTGCCGCCGCGCAGCCCCGCAACCAACGCATCGCCGCCCTGATCGGCGAGCTGATGATGCGCTCGGCCGAGTTCCCGGCCTGGTGGTCCGAGCACCGCGTGCAGGAACGCAGCACCGGCCTCAAGCGGCTACATCACCCCGTCGTCGGTGACCTCGAGCTGCAGTACGAGATCTTCACCTCCGTCGCCGACCCAGGCCAATCTCTCGTCGTCTATTCTGCGCCGGCCGGCTCACCGTCACAGGAACGGCTCCGGCTACTGGCCAGCTGGGGCACCGAACCCGCCACCGAGCGGACCCAGCACACCGTCACTCAGGACACCGTCACCGAGTCCTGA
- a CDS encoding oxidoreductase, protein MSKTFLITGVSTGLGLAIARRALAAGHRVAGTVRTERHAAAFQALDPDRARAFILDLADTDRIEPAVRAAEAELGPIDVLVANAGYGLEGTFEESSMAELRHQFEVNVFGTVATVKAVLPAMRERRDGQIFVITSMGGHTTFPGLAFYEGSKHALEGITDTLAQEVNQFGVRVTAVAPGAFRTDWAGRSLVRSPRSIPDYDALFDPIRTRRQSLAGQGIGDPDRAGDAVLSLLEVENPPVHLLLGSDAVRLVAAGRRRVQDDFDAWRELSLSTDSTDGGVTVA, encoded by the coding sequence ATGAGCAAGACCTTCCTGATCACCGGCGTCAGCACCGGCCTCGGCCTGGCCATCGCCCGGCGAGCCCTGGCGGCCGGCCATCGCGTCGCCGGCACCGTCCGGACCGAACGGCATGCGGCCGCGTTCCAGGCGTTGGATCCGGACCGCGCCCGGGCCTTCATCCTCGACCTGGCCGACACGGATCGGATCGAGCCGGCGGTCCGTGCCGCCGAGGCGGAGCTGGGACCGATCGACGTCCTGGTGGCCAACGCCGGCTACGGCCTCGAAGGCACCTTCGAGGAGTCCTCGATGGCCGAGCTGCGCCACCAGTTCGAGGTGAACGTCTTCGGCACGGTGGCGACGGTGAAGGCGGTGCTGCCGGCCATGCGGGAACGGCGCGACGGCCAGATCTTCGTGATCACCTCGATGGGTGGGCACACCACCTTCCCCGGGCTGGCGTTCTACGAAGGCAGCAAGCATGCGCTGGAAGGGATCACCGACACCCTCGCCCAGGAGGTCAACCAGTTCGGGGTCCGCGTCACTGCCGTTGCCCCGGGCGCATTCAGGACCGACTGGGCAGGCCGATCATTAGTCCGCTCACCACGCAGTATCCCCGACTACGACGCCCTGTTCGATCCGATCCGGACCCGCCGCCAGTCCCTCGCCGGACAGGGCATCGGTGACCCCGATCGCGCCGGCGATGCCGTCCTCAGTCTGCTGGAGGTGGAGAATCCGCCGGTCCATCTGCTGCTCGGCTCCGACGCTGTCCGGCTGGTCGCCGCCGGACGCCGACGGGTCCAGGACGACTTCGACGCCTGGCGGGAACTCAGCCTCTCCACCGACTCCACCGACGGCGGCGTGACGGTCGCCTGA
- the rpe gene encoding ribulose-phosphate 3-epimerase, translated as MPSLLSADFANLQQSIEQVPDADALHVDVMDNHFVPNLTLGLPVVEAIRNVTDKFLDIHLMIEDPDVWAPGYAEAGAESVTFHLEAARAPVRLAREIRAKGARVGLALKPATPIEPYAELLGEIDMLLIMTVEPGFGGQKFLDLTLPKITRSRELISKAGLDIWLQVDGGVSAETIERSAEAGADAFVAGSAVFGADDPNATVSSLRTAAADAAR; from the coding sequence GGACTTCGCCAACCTGCAGCAGTCGATCGAGCAGGTGCCGGATGCCGACGCGCTGCACGTCGACGTGATGGACAACCACTTCGTGCCCAACCTCACCCTCGGACTACCTGTGGTGGAAGCGATCCGCAACGTCACCGACAAGTTCCTCGACATCCACCTGATGATCGAGGACCCCGACGTCTGGGCACCCGGCTACGCCGAGGCCGGGGCGGAGTCTGTGACCTTTCATCTGGAGGCAGCCAGGGCGCCGGTCCGGCTCGCCCGGGAGATCAGGGCCAAGGGAGCCCGGGTCGGGCTGGCACTCAAACCGGCCACCCCGATCGAGCCCTACGCCGAGCTGCTCGGTGAGATCGACATGCTGTTGATCATGACCGTCGAGCCCGGCTTCGGCGGGCAGAAGTTCCTGGACCTGACGCTGCCCAAGATCACCCGGAGCCGGGAGCTGATCAGCAAGGCCGGTCTGGACATCTGGCTGCAGGTCGACGGCGGAGTCTCGGCCGAGACCATTGAACGCAGTGCCGAGGCTGGCGCCGACGCGTTCGTCGCCGGGTCCGCGGTGTTCGGGGCGGACGACCCGAACGCGACGGTCAGTTCGCTGCGCACGGCCGCGGCCGACGCCGCGCGCTGA